The genomic window GCGGTACGTGATCGGGCAGCTCAGCCTCGCGTCGATCAACGGCGTGCTGAGCCTCATCTACCTCACCATCATCGGCGCGCCGGCCCCCATCCTGCTGGCCTTCATCGCCTTCCTCGGCTCGCTGGTTCCGCTCGTCGGAACGCTCACCGGCGCGATCATCATCACGATCTTCAGCTTCGCCGCGTCGCCTGCGACGGGCATCGCGGCCGGGATCTACTACCTCGTCTACATGCAGGTCGAGGCGTACGTGCTGAGCCCGCGCATCATGAGCCGGGCGGTCTCGGTGCCGGGCGCGCTCGTGGTGATCGCGGCGGTCGCGGGCGGCACGCTGGGCGGCGTCCTCGGCGCGCTCGTGGCGATCCCCATCGCCGCCTCGCTCATCATCATCGTCGAGAAGGTGATCTTCCCCAGGCAGGACGTCGCCTGAGCGGACGACGCGTCAGAACCAGATGCTGCGTGAGCGGACGACGCGTCAGAACCAGATGCTGAGGTGCGGCGTGCGCGGCGAGGCGAACATGCGGTCGGCCAGCTGGAGGGCACCGGGGGACGCCTCGACGACACGGCCGGCGCGGGCCAGCACCGAGGGGCGCACGCCGCCGAGGTATATCGAGGCGAGATCGCGCACGTCGAGGCGGATGGAGCGCGGCTCCGCCGCGCGAGCCGCGGCGCGGGCGCCACGGGACGGGACCGACTCGGCGTCGGCGGATCGGGCGCGGGAGCGCTCGCGCTTCGGCGCCCCGTCGTCGCCGTCGCCGTCGGGTCGGGGCGAGTGCACGACGGCGCGGCCGTCGGCCGACGCCAGCAGGGTGTAGCGCCCCGCGGCGTAGCCGAGCGGGTCGTCGATCTCGAGCACGAGCTCGCCCGCGGCGCCGTACCGACGCGCGCCCAGCGCCGCCGCCGGATCGACGACGCGGACCCACAGGTGATCGGTGACCTCGGAGACGGTGACGGCACGCGGATCCTCGAGGAGCCACTCGAGCGGCTCGTCGGTCGATCGCAGGAGTCCGCGCACCCCGGTGACGAAGTCCTGCTCGACGAGCACGCGCCAGAGCGCACGCTCGGCATCGTCGGTCGCCGCCGCGAGCACGTCGAACTCGACCCAGCCGGGCCGGTTCGGTTCGCGGGTCACCCGGAAGGTCGCGAATCCCTGGGGCTGGCCGTGCTCGTCGTCGTAGCGCAGCGCCCGCAGCGCCCGGGACGCATCGGAGTCGGGGTCGACGAGGCCGAGCATGCGGTCGAGCACGCCCGGCCAGCGGTCGATCTCGCCGGGCGTGCGGGCGACCGCGCGGCGCGAGATCGCCGGCGCCTGGTCGCGCAGCGTCGCCGGCTCGACGTAGTGCACGCGGCCGGGCGCCTCGGGGCCGACCCAGTGCGCGCGCCGGCGGTCGACCTCGACCGTGACCGCCTTCGCCGCTGGCGCGTACCCGAACCGGCCGTAGATCGTCGCCTCGGTCGCGGTGAGCATCGCGACGGCCGCGCCGGCGCGCTTCGCGGTGGCCAGCTCGGCCTCCATGAGGGCGCGGGCGATGCCGCGGCGCCGGTGCGTGGGCGACACGGTGACCGAGCTGACGGCCCAGCCGTCGAGGCTGCGGCCGCCGGGCACGCTGAGGCCGGTCGGCCAGCTCGACACCGTCGCCACGGGAACGCGGGGCTCCGGGACCGCGTCGTCGTACACGCCGTGCACTCGCCGCTCGGCCATGACCGCGCGGTCGTACGCGCGGCCCGGGTCGCGCGGGCGCGCGTGGTGGAACCCGCGGTGGTCGGCGTCGATCCATCCGTCGAGCGCGTCGAGATCAGCGGGGTCGATCAGGCGATAGTCGAGGCCCTTGGCGGCCAAGGCGGCCTTGGCGTCGGGGTCGATCGGGATCGAGCGCGGTTCGAACGACATCGATCCAGCGTACCGAGGCCGAGGGCCCCCGCCCGCACGCTCAGCTCCTCAGGACGGTGCCTCCCGAGCGGACGCGAGACACCGCGTCGACGGTCGCCGCGAGCACGAGCACGCCGCCGGTGACGACGAGGTTGACGCCCGCGGGGAGGTTCAGCAGGCCCAGCCCGTTGGTGATCACCGCGATCACGAGCGCGCCGATCGCCGCGTGCAGGAGCCGGCCGCGCCCGCCGAACAGGCTCACGCCGCCGACCACGGCCGCCGCGACGCCCGAGAGCACGATCTCGCGACCTGCTGCCGCGTCGACCGAGCCGACCTTGCTGATCGAGAAGAGCCCGGAGACGACCGCGAGCGTGGAGCAGACGATGAACGCCGACCAGCGGATCAGGGTGACCTTGACGCCCGAACGCCGGGCGGCCTCGGCGTTGCCGCCGATGGCGTAGAGGTACCGGCCGAACTTGGTGCGGTCGAGCACGAACGTGCCGATCCAGAGGATGACGAGCACGATCGGCACGACGATCGGCACGCCCTCGACGTCGACGACCGACTGCCCGCGATTGCGGTTCAGGATCGCGACGGCCGCGCCCCCGACCACGGCGATCACGCCGAGCTTGATCCACACGAGCGTGATCGTGCGGTTGGGCACTCCCGCCCGCGTGCGCCGCGCCCGGTCCCAGAACGAGGTCGCGGCCGAGACGGCGAGGACGATGGCGAGCATCGCCCAGCCCGCCCAGGGCGGCATGTTGGAGTTCTGGATCGCGCGGATCTCGGGGATCTGCACGCGGTACAGCCCGCCCGCGCCGATGATCATGAGGGTGAGCCCCTGGTAGCCGAGGAACAGGCCCAGCGTCACCACGAACGACGGGATGCCGACCCTGGCGACGAAGAACCCGATGAAGGTGCCCGTCAGGATGCCGGCGGCGAAGGCGATGGCGAGGGCGAGCAGCCACGGCACGGCGTGGACGTTCACGAGCACGATGAACAGCGCCATCGTCATGCCGCTCGTGACGCCCGCGGAGAGGTCGATCTCGCCGAGGAGCAGGACGAAGACGAGCGCCATGCCGAGCATGACGAGGGTCGCGGCCTGCGTGAGGAGGTTCGCGAAGTTGCGCTCGGTGAGGAAGAACGGGCTCAGGAAGCTGAAGAGGATCGCCAGCACCACGAGGCCGGCGACGGCGGGCAGCGCGCCCATGTCGCCGCTGCGGAGCCGCTGGACGTAGGCGCGCGCCTGGTCGCGCACGCCGCCCTCCTGGCCCGATCCGATGAGGTCGGCGGCCACCGGATCGGGGCCGGCGTCGGTCGTCTCGGCCGTCCGCTGCGAGGTCATGCGACCGCCCCCTCCTGGGTCTTGGCTCCGGTGATGTAGCCGACGACGTCGTCGCGCGTGGTCTGGGCCGCGTCGAGCGACGCGACCATCTGGCCGAGGTAGAGCACCTCGATGTAGTCGGCGACCGCGAACACGTCGGCCAGGTTGTGGCTGATGAGGATCACCGCGACGCCCTGCTCGGCGAGGCGTTCGACGAGGTGCAGGACCTGCTCGGTCTGCGCGACGCCGAGCGCGGCGGTCGGCTCGTCGAGGATGACGACGCGCGCCTTCTTGAGCACGGCGCGGGCGATCGCGACGGTCTGCCGTTGGCCGCCGGAGAGGCTCGCGACCTTCTGGCGCACCGACTTCACCGTGCGCACCGACAGCGAACGCAGGGTGTCGGAGGCCTCCTTCTCCATTCGTCCCTCGTCGAACGTGGCGAACTCGGTCTCCTCGCGGCCGAGGAACATGTTCTGGACGATGTCGAGGTTGTCGCACAGTGCGAGGTCCTGGTACACCACCTCGATACCGAGCCGCGACGCGTCGCGGGGCGTGTGCAGCACGATCTCCTCGCCGTCGAAGCGGACGACGCCGCCGTCGTAGGGCTGCACCCCGGCGAGTCCCTTGATCAGCGTGGACTTGCCCGCGCCGTTGTCGCCGACGAGCGCCGTGACCTTGCCCGGGTACGCCTTCATGTCGACGCCCTTCAGCACGCTGACGGGTCCGAAGCTCTTGAGGATCCCCTCCAGCTCGATGATGGGGGCGGCCGATTCCCTGCCGGTGTCCATGCCGGTTCCTTTCCGACGACGCTGTCTCGGCTCTCAGTGTGGCACCGCCGGACCCCGGGTGGGAGTCCCGGCGATGTCGGATGACGGAGCGGGGCTCCGGACCGCGGCGGTGCGCCGGGCCGGAGCCCCCTCCGTGGGTGTGCGTGCTAGTAGTCGATGCCGAACTCGTCGCACTTGGCCGCGACCTCGCCCTGGCAGAGCTCGGCCGGGTCGGCGTCGCCGGCGTCGACGACGTCTTTGACCTGTTCGGGCCCGACGAGCTGCGGCGTCACCGCGATGTACGGCGTGCCGTCCTCGAGCTCCTGGTCGGCCGTGGGCGTCTCGCCGTTGAGCAGCGACACCGCCAGGTCGACCGCGGCCTCGGCCTCGAGCTTGACCGGCTTGTAGACGGTGGCCGTCTGCTTGCCGAGCAGCACGTTCTGCAGGCCCGCGATCGAGGCGTCCTGCCCGGAGACCGGTACGACGAGGTTGTTCTTGTCGAGCACCGTGATGACGCCCGCCGCGTTGGTGTCGTTGGCGACCCACACGGCGTCGACCTTGCCGTTGAGCGAGGTGAGCGCCTGCTCGAAGTTGGTCGCCGACTTGTCGCCGTCCCACACGCCCGGCGGCTCGGCGGCCGGCTTGATGCCCGCGGCCTCCATGACCTCGACGGCGCCGTCGTGGAACATCTTCGCGTTGCCGTCGGCCGGGTCGCCGCCCATGTAGACGACGACGGCCGTCGCCGGGTCCTTGCCCGCGGCCTTCAGGCCGTCGACGATGGACTGCCCCTCGAGCCGGCCGACCTCGACGTTGTCGAACGACACGTAGTAGTCGGCGCCCTCGATCGGGCGGTCGTACGCGATGGCCGGGATGCCCTCGGCCTTGGCCTTCTCGGCGACCGCGGCGCCCGCGCCGTTGTAGTCGACGAGGAGCATCACGCCGCAGCCCTTGCTGAGCTGCTGGTCGGCGATGGTGGCGTACTTGTTGGTGTCGCCCTGGGCGTTCTGGATGTCGGTCTCGAAGCCCGCGTCGGCCAGGCCCTGCTCGAGGTACTTCCGGTCGAAGTTCTCCCAGCGCGGCGATGAGGCGGCGTCGGGCAGGATGACGCAGGCGCGCGTGGCGGCCTCGCCTCCTCCGTCGCCGCCGCCCGAGTCGCCGCTCGAACAGGCCGCCAGCAGCAGCGCCGAGGCACCGGCGATCGCGGCGGCGGAGACCAAGGATGTCGTTCTCATGTCTCTCCCCTACAGGTGAGGTCGACCCCTCCGGGTGCCGTCGTCGTCCTCGGCGGCGGCAGGGGCCATGTTCCTCCTCTTCGCTGTGGAGCCCAACAGACCCGCATAACGCTTCCGTAACGCCCGGGGCTGTTGGAGGAGAGCGCTCCCACGTCCGGGTGCCGCCCCGATGGGGGAGACGGGGATGGCGCGGGTGCCCGCGCGGCGGCAGAATGGAGCACATGCATTGGCAAGCGTTTTCCCAGATCGAGCGAGCCGTGGACGGCCGCCGTCCCACCCGCAGCCTGCTCACGCTCCTGGCCATGCATCGCGGCCGCGTCGCGGCATCCGTCGGCTTCTTCGCGCTGAAGGACACCCCGCTCTGGCTCATGCCGGTGGTCACCGCCCAGATCATCGACGTCGTGGTGGCCGGCGGCCCGCTGCGCTCCCTCGCCCTCTGGGCCGGCATCGCCCTGGTCGCGCTCGTGCAGAACTACCCCAACCACGTCGCCTACACGCGCCTCTTCATGGGCGCCGTGCGCGACATCGGGCGAGACCTGCGGAACGCGCTCGCCGAGCGTCTGCAGGCGCTCTCGATCGGCTTCCATACCCGGGCCAACTCGGCGATCGTGCAGACCAAGGTCGTTCGCGACGTCGAGAACGTCGAGGTCATGCTCCAGCAGGCCGCACACCCGCTGCTCTCGGCGACCATGGTGCTCGCGGGGGCGATCACCATGACCGCGATCAACGTGCCGCAGTTCCTGCCGGTCTACGCGCTCGCGATCCCGCTCGCGGTGCTGCTCCGCGCCATCCTCAACCGCCGCAGCCGCGCGCGGAACGAATCCTTCCGGCGCGAGGTCGAGGAGTTCTCGGCGCGCGTCGGCGAGATGGCGACGCTGCTGCCCATCACGCGCGCGCACGGGCTCGAGCGGGTCGCGGTGCGGCGCGTCGCGCACGGCGCCGACGGCGTGCGGCAGGCCGGCTTCGCGCTCGACCTGCTCAACGGCCGGTTCGCGTCGCTCTCGTGGGTGTCGCTGCAGCTCCTCGGCGTCGGATGCCTCGTGCTCGCGGCCTGGATCTCGGTGAGCGGATGGCTGCCGATCACGGCCGGGCAGGTCGTGCTGCTGAGCTCCTACTTCGCGCTGCTCACCCAGGCCGCGACGGGCCTGCTCATGCTCCTGCCGATCATCGCGCGCGGCACCGAATCCGTCCGATCCATCGCCGAGGTGCTCCAGGAACCCGACCTCGAGCTCAACGAGGGCAAGCGGCCCGTCGAGCGCGTAGCGGGCGACATCCGCCTCGAACGCGCCGAGGTGCGCTACGAGTTCGGCGAACCGCCCGCGCTCGACGACGTCACGCTCGAGATCCGACCCGGCGAGACGGTCGCGTTCGTGGGCTCCTCGGGCTCCGGCAAGTCGACCCTGCTCAACCTCGTGCTCGGCTTCCTCCGGCCCACGCGCGGGCGCGTGCGGCTCGACGGCGTCGACATGCAGGAACTCGACCTTCGCACCTTCCGCCGGTTCGTCTCGGTCGTGCCGCAGGAGTCGGTGCTCTTCGAGGGCAGCATCCGCGACAACATCGTCTACGGGCTCGGCGAGGTCGACGACGAACGCGTGCTCGCCGCCCTGCGCGACGCCAACGCGCTCGAGATCGTCGAGTCCCAGCCGCGGGGCTGGGACACCATCGTGGGGGAGCGCGGCGCGCGGCTCTCGGGGGGCCAGCGGCAGCGACTGTCGATCGCGCGGGCGCTCGTGCGCGACCCCCGCGTGCTGCTGCTCGACGAGGCGACGAGCGCGCTCGACCCCGAGTCGGAGGCGAAGGTCAAGGAGGCGCTCGCCAGGCTCATGCGCGGACGCACGACGCTCGTCGTCGCGCACCGGCTCAGCA from Agromyces aurantiacus includes these protein-coding regions:
- a CDS encoding sugar ABC transporter substrate-binding protein; the protein is MRTTSLVSAAAIAGASALLLAACSSGDSGGGDGGGEAATRACVILPDAASSPRWENFDRKYLEQGLADAGFETDIQNAQGDTNKYATIADQQLSKGCGVMLLVDYNGAGAAVAEKAKAEGIPAIAYDRPIEGADYYVSFDNVEVGRLEGQSIVDGLKAAGKDPATAVVVYMGGDPADGNAKMFHDGAVEVMEAAGIKPAAEPPGVWDGDKSATNFEQALTSLNGKVDAVWVANDTNAAGVITVLDKNNLVVPVSGQDASIAGLQNVLLGKQTATVYKPVKLEAEAAVDLAVSLLNGETPTADQELEDGTPYIAVTPQLVGPEQVKDVVDAGDADPAELCQGEVAAKCDEFGIDY
- a CDS encoding sugar ABC transporter permease, which produces MTSQRTAETTDAGPDPVAADLIGSGQEGGVRDQARAYVQRLRSGDMGALPAVAGLVVLAILFSFLSPFFLTERNFANLLTQAATLVMLGMALVFVLLLGEIDLSAGVTSGMTMALFIVLVNVHAVPWLLALAIAFAAGILTGTFIGFFVARVGIPSFVVTLGLFLGYQGLTLMIIGAGGLYRVQIPEIRAIQNSNMPPWAGWAMLAIVLAVSAATSFWDRARRTRAGVPNRTITLVWIKLGVIAVVGGAAVAILNRNRGQSVVDVEGVPIVVPIVLVILWIGTFVLDRTKFGRYLYAIGGNAEAARRSGVKVTLIRWSAFIVCSTLAVVSGLFSISKVGSVDAAAGREIVLSGVAAAVVGGVSLFGGRGRLLHAAIGALVIAVITNGLGLLNLPAGVNLVVTGGVLVLAATVDAVSRVRSGGTVLRS
- a CDS encoding ATP-binding cassette domain-containing protein, whose translation is MDTGRESAAPIIELEGILKSFGPVSVLKGVDMKAYPGKVTALVGDNGAGKSTLIKGLAGVQPYDGGVVRFDGEEIVLHTPRDASRLGIEVVYQDLALCDNLDIVQNMFLGREETEFATFDEGRMEKEASDTLRSLSVRTVKSVRQKVASLSGGQRQTVAIARAVLKKARVVILDEPTAALGVAQTEQVLHLVERLAEQGVAVILISHNLADVFAVADYIEVLYLGQMVASLDAAQTTRDDVVGYITGAKTQEGAVA
- a CDS encoding ABC transporter ATP-binding protein, with amino-acid sequence MHWQAFSQIERAVDGRRPTRSLLTLLAMHRGRVAASVGFFALKDTPLWLMPVVTAQIIDVVVAGGPLRSLALWAGIALVALVQNYPNHVAYTRLFMGAVRDIGRDLRNALAERLQALSIGFHTRANSAIVQTKVVRDVENVEVMLQQAAHPLLSATMVLAGAITMTAINVPQFLPVYALAIPLAVLLRAILNRRSRARNESFRREVEEFSARVGEMATLLPITRAHGLERVAVRRVAHGADGVRQAGFALDLLNGRFASLSWVSLQLLGVGCLVLAAWISVSGWLPITAGQVVLLSSYFALLTQAATGLLMLLPIIARGTESVRSIAEVLQEPDLELNEGKRPVERVAGDIRLERAEVRYEFGEPPALDDVTLEIRPGETVAFVGSSGSGKSTLLNLVLGFLRPTRGRVRLDGVDMQELDLRTFRRFVSVVPQESVLFEGSIRDNIVYGLGEVDDERVLAALRDANALEIVESQPRGWDTIVGERGARLSGGQRQRLSIARALVRDPRVLLLDEATSALDPESEAKVKEALARLMRGRTTLVVAHRLSTIRSADRIVVLEHGRIVETGSHDDLVAAGGRYAQLHRVQSA
- a CDS encoding GNAT family N-acetyltransferase, which codes for MSFEPRSIPIDPDAKAALAAKGLDYRLIDPADLDALDGWIDADHRGFHHARPRDPGRAYDRAVMAERRVHGVYDDAVPEPRVPVATVSSWPTGLSVPGGRSLDGWAVSSVTVSPTHRRRGIARALMEAELATAKRAGAAVAMLTATEATIYGRFGYAPAAKAVTVEVDRRRAHWVGPEAPGRVHYVEPATLRDQAPAISRRAVARTPGEIDRWPGVLDRMLGLVDPDSDASRALRALRYDDEHGQPQGFATFRVTREPNRPGWVEFDVLAAATDDAERALWRVLVEQDFVTGVRGLLRSTDEPLEWLLEDPRAVTVSEVTDHLWVRVVDPAAALGARRYGAAGELVLEIDDPLGYAAGRYTLLASADGRAVVHSPRPDGDGDDGAPKRERSRARSADAESVPSRGARAAARAAEPRSIRLDVRDLASIYLGGVRPSVLARAGRVVEASPGALQLADRMFASPRTPHLSIWF